In one window of Bifidobacterium sp. WK041_4_12 DNA:
- a CDS encoding NUDIX hydrolase: MPQKESETESLHTSSHSVFHAQPPASFLASLQEDSDGIDMSSQPHITSRIVQYAGIIFDVDELRVALPRMDGGREFITRQIVKHAPSVVMIVHDSKNDTYLVEREYRVGCNGFVFGLPAGLMDKDESIDAAALRELREETGIVPTQRAYMITHISDSYSSIGMCDEMSHVISIELHDWSMHDTKFDKDEHVQSAWVSWDMLKSLKIQSATCIIALQSEALKRAGIREKMNIRERD; encoded by the coding sequence ATGCCGCAGAAAGAATCTGAAACGGAATCATTGCACACGTCGTCACATTCGGTGTTTCATGCTCAGCCACCTGCGTCGTTCCTTGCATCGTTGCAAGAAGACTCCGATGGCATCGACATGTCGAGTCAACCGCATATCACTTCCAGAATCGTCCAGTATGCAGGGATTATCTTCGATGTTGATGAACTGAGAGTTGCCTTGCCAAGGATGGATGGTGGCAGAGAATTCATAACACGTCAGATTGTCAAGCATGCCCCATCGGTGGTGATGATCGTTCATGACTCCAAGAATGACACATATCTGGTTGAACGCGAGTACCGAGTAGGCTGCAACGGTTTCGTCTTTGGACTGCCCGCAGGTCTCATGGACAAGGACGAATCGATTGATGCCGCCGCCTTGCGCGAGCTGAGAGAAGAAACCGGCATTGTGCCGACGCAGCGTGCATACATGATCACCCATATCAGCGATTCGTATTCCTCTATAGGCATGTGCGATGAAATGTCACATGTGATCTCCATCGAATTGCATGACTGGAGCATGCACGACACGAAATTTGACAAGGACGAACACGTCCAATCAGCATGGGTGAGCTGGGACATGCTGAAATCACTGAAAATTCAATCCGCCACATGCATCATCGCCCTGCAGTCAGAGGCATTGAAACGAGCGGGAATAAGGGAAAAAATGAACATCAGGGAACGCGACTGA
- a CDS encoding helix-turn-helix transcriptional regulator produces MTEGTNGRRRFSDKWGKHELDVLAVLSSAFPQWLTSRQIAQRVKAYADSYGELADQAAKAAFAKQFQRDRAKLAAMGIAIESRQPEYSSKSEGQDFASYRLQLGDEPRVRLRFEQDDLPVLAAANYLARSVSISQSAEHQEHHASRTSPRVPQMPVPGLGLDSIAPGLGTQPIPDALVKVIDSRRFAATVDDNGEHINVAYTDSDDLAMFVLGHPGSSIISPQEAADAFSRRLHAATRLQPIDGNGAEAAQAMTEIDTGKDPCELHHKESRKSSASFQTGSEVDRRLRLMLFLSAHLGEEFSLNELAERFIGRVRDDDDLKRFVNIIHKDINTLTTVSDDGEMAGSQFFDIDWNLLETEGIVSATNSLGLERLAGVSPQYLSLLTASVSYLAHSPLLPDSSRQHAQSLYMRLRQHVEPGVTPWLSLTGYELEPMSFAIVKRAIDTLSILDMEYTDGAGRTHRKIVAPAKIFVDEGVYYVAVWTDLYHVIDMDTMSDEFRAIITKQSEQLTHMKGEHRQWQVLRLARIEHAQLVKTERAPEIPDVPIGTLREWSFDNGTAAVIVTDKKNLAFVKTLPGATVDDNGTGEKVHLTVSSDSWFVAFCISHARHITAVAPETLRTMIVARAERELSLGENSIANEE; encoded by the coding sequence ATGACAGAGGGAACGAATGGTAGGCGACGCTTCTCCGATAAATGGGGGAAACATGAATTGGATGTGCTTGCCGTACTGTCCTCAGCCTTCCCGCAATGGCTGACATCCCGTCAAATCGCACAGCGCGTGAAGGCGTATGCCGATTCGTACGGCGAACTTGCTGACCAAGCGGCAAAGGCTGCATTTGCTAAACAATTTCAACGTGACCGCGCCAAACTCGCGGCAATGGGCATAGCAATAGAATCCCGACAACCTGAATACTCATCGAAGTCAGAGGGTCAGGATTTTGCGTCATATCGTCTTCAACTTGGTGACGAACCCAGAGTTCGGCTTCGCTTTGAACAGGATGATCTACCTGTTCTGGCAGCAGCCAACTACCTTGCTCGTTCGGTATCCATCTCTCAATCGGCAGAACATCAGGAGCATCACGCTTCGCGCACCAGCCCACGCGTGCCACAAATGCCGGTTCCGGGACTGGGCCTTGATTCCATAGCTCCCGGCTTAGGGACGCAGCCTATTCCCGATGCCTTGGTAAAGGTTATCGACTCTCGACGTTTCGCCGCGACCGTTGACGACAATGGTGAGCATATCAATGTGGCATACACGGATTCTGACGATCTGGCGATGTTTGTACTCGGCCATCCTGGCTCATCGATCATCAGCCCTCAGGAAGCGGCCGACGCATTCAGCAGAAGGCTGCATGCCGCAACCCGTCTTCAACCCATTGACGGCAATGGTGCTGAAGCTGCGCAAGCCATGACCGAGATTGATACCGGCAAGGACCCCTGCGAGCTCCATCACAAGGAAAGCAGAAAGTCATCTGCCTCGTTTCAGACCGGTTCCGAGGTTGACCGTAGACTGCGCCTGATGCTGTTCCTATCAGCCCATCTGGGCGAGGAATTCTCCCTGAATGAGCTTGCAGAACGCTTTATCGGCCGCGTCCGGGACGATGACGATCTGAAACGCTTCGTCAATATTATTCACAAGGACATCAACACTCTGACAACCGTTTCTGACGACGGCGAGATGGCCGGCAGCCAGTTCTTTGACATTGATTGGAATTTGCTTGAGACCGAAGGTATCGTCTCGGCTACCAATTCGCTTGGTTTGGAACGTCTCGCTGGCGTTTCGCCCCAGTATCTCAGTCTTCTCACTGCTTCCGTCAGCTATCTGGCGCATTCGCCACTCCTGCCTGACTCCTCGCGCCAGCATGCTCAATCGCTCTATATGCGACTGCGGCAGCATGTCGAGCCAGGTGTGACGCCATGGCTGAGTCTGACAGGGTATGAACTGGAACCCATGAGCTTTGCCATTGTGAAGCGGGCCATCGATACCCTGTCGATTCTTGACATGGAATACACCGATGGGGCAGGCAGAACACATCGCAAGATCGTCGCTCCGGCGAAGATCTTCGTTGATGAGGGCGTCTACTACGTCGCCGTATGGACTGATCTCTACCACGTCATCGACATGGATACGATGTCAGACGAATTCAGGGCGATCATTACCAAGCAATCCGAGCAGCTTACCCATATGAAAGGCGAGCATCGCCAGTGGCAGGTATTGCGGCTTGCACGCATCGAACATGCTCAGCTCGTCAAGACCGAGCGTGCCCCTGAAATTCCGGATGTCCCCATAGGTACGTTGCGTGAGTGGAGTTTTGACAACGGCACTGCAGCGGTCATCGTCACTGACAAGAAGAATCTTGCCTTTGTGAAGACGCTGCCGGGTGCAACGGTCGATGACAATGGCACGGGTGAGAAGGTACACTTGACTGTCTCCTCTGATTCCTGGTTCG
- a CDS encoding IS3 family transposase (programmed frameshift): MATTYSDEFKADAVALVRNGMMQRQVRQDLGISKSSPGKWVQDAELAERGLSGTPEERRALKRIRELETENEILRKAAAYLSKANPRPPKMIYPLVRRLAELPEAGRPAIPVVLAGRVLGFSKQAYFTWRADPVSMLEREEKELLAMIRVIHEDDPQFGYRLAGDELHARGVCVSERRVWRICSKYRICSTIQCRYRTGKPASRPASDDLVRRKFHADAANVVWLTDITEHWTSQGKLYLCAVKDVWSNRIVGWSVNSRMRASLAVDALEDAWQRRGKPRDVIIHSDRGSQFGSRTFIETCRATGIHRSMGQAYTCADNAAMESFFSLLQKNVLNQRSSWPDITTLRLAIIRWIEGTYNRRRRQRSLGKLTPVEYETIFANGNRPTA; this comes from the exons ATGGCGACCACGTATAGTGACGAGTTCAAGGCCGATGCGGTGGCGTTGGTCAGGAACGGCATGATGCAACGGCAGGTCAGGCAGGATCTGGGCATCTCGAAGTCCTCGCCGGGCAAGTGGGTGCAGGATGCCGAGCTTGCCGAGCGTGGCCTGTCGGGCACGCCGGAGGAGCGTCGGGCGTTGAAACGCATCCGCGAGTTGGAGACGGAGAACGAGATCCTGCGCAAGGCAGCGGCATATCTGTCGAAGGCGAACC CTCGACCGCCCAAAATGATCTACCCGCTCGTCAGACGGCTGGCAGAGCTTCCCGAAGCTGGGAGACCTGCCATACCGGTCGTGCTGGCCGGGCGGGTGCTGGGCTTCTCGAAGCAGGCGTATTTCACATGGCGGGCCGATCCTGTATCCATGTTGGAGCGTGAGGAGAAGGAGCTGCTCGCGATGATTCGTGTGATTCACGAGGACGACCCCCAGTTTGGGTATCGGCTGGCCGGTGACGAGCTGCATGCCCGGGGCGTGTGCGTGTCGGAGCGTCGCGTGTGGCGTATCTGTTCGAAGTATCGGATATGCTCCACGATCCAGTGCCGCTACCGCACGGGCAAGCCCGCCAGCCGGCCCGCGTCGGATGACCTCGTGCGCCGCAAGTTCCACGCCGACGCTGCCAACGTCGTGTGGCTGACCGATATCACCGAGCATTGGACGAGCCAGGGCAAGCTGTATCTGTGCGCGGTCAAGGACGTGTGGAGCAACCGGATCGTCGGCTGGTCCGTGAACTCCAGGATGCGTGCCTCGCTGGCTGTCGACGCGCTCGAGGACGCCTGGCAGCGGCGTGGCAAGCCCCGTGACGTGATCATCCATTCTGATCGTGGGTCCCAGTTCGGTTCACGCACGTTTATCGAGACCTGCCGCGCTACGGGAATCCATCGTTCGATGGGCCAGGCATACACGTGCGCGGACAACGCGGCGATGGAATCATTCTTCTCCCTGCTGCAGAAGAATGTCCTCAACCAGCGCTCCAGTTGGCCGGACATAACCACGCTCAGGCTCGCGATCATCCGTTGGATCGAGGGCACCTACAACCGTCGCCGACGACAACGCTCCCTGGGCAAACTCACCCCCGTAGAATACGAAACAATCTTCGCCAACGGCAACCGGCCAACGGCATGA
- a CDS encoding Nif3-like dinuclear metal center hexameric protein, producing the protein MERTKGTTLDISQTDSDEQPILGQVVEILESLYPLEYAESWDAPGLIVGDLSRRITRVMFAVDPTIDVVDEAIRHHADLLITHHPLLFRAVHEVSGLGFRGGIINALVRNNCALWVGHTNADVAYRGVAHSAADALGLVNLHPLIPSGTKQHGHDIGLGRVGTLSKPQTLRNFASVIANKLPRTKAGVLVCGELDAVVHTVAILPGSGDSCFDEVRDTDADVYVTSDLRHHPVTDAYQQSRYEFMLKSSGYVSGGEHHAAPSPAFINTPHSAIEHLWLAYAAADLQEALKKHHRHSITSYMSTLNTDPWSLRL; encoded by the coding sequence ATGGAGCGCACCAAGGGGACGACGCTCGACATTTCGCAGACCGATAGTGACGAGCAACCGATTCTTGGTCAGGTCGTCGAAATCCTGGAATCGTTGTACCCGCTCGAATATGCGGAGAGTTGGGATGCCCCGGGTCTTATCGTCGGTGATCTGTCGAGACGGATCACCAGGGTCATGTTTGCCGTCGACCCGACGATAGACGTCGTTGACGAGGCGATTCGTCACCATGCCGATCTGCTGATAACCCACCATCCCTTGCTGTTCAGAGCCGTTCATGAGGTCAGTGGACTCGGCTTCAGAGGTGGCATCATCAATGCACTCGTGCGTAACAACTGTGCGTTGTGGGTTGGCCATACGAATGCCGATGTCGCCTATCGCGGAGTTGCGCACAGTGCAGCTGATGCCCTGGGTCTGGTGAACCTGCACCCACTGATTCCCTCTGGTACCAAGCAGCACGGTCATGACATTGGGCTTGGCAGGGTGGGAACGCTCAGCAAGCCGCAGACTCTGCGCAATTTCGCATCAGTGATTGCCAACAAGCTGCCACGAACGAAAGCAGGCGTTCTGGTATGCGGTGAGTTGGATGCAGTGGTCCATACAGTCGCCATCCTGCCGGGGTCAGGTGACTCATGCTTCGATGAAGTGCGAGATACTGACGCTGATGTGTATGTCACGAGCGATCTGAGGCACCATCCGGTGACCGACGCTTATCAGCAGTCGCGGTATGAATTCATGCTGAAAAGCTCAGGTTATGTCTCTGGGGGAGAGCATCATGCTGCACCCTCACCAGCATTCATCAATACGCCTCACTCCGCAATCGAGCATCTCTGGCTAGCGTACGCGGCTGCAGACCTACAGGAAGCTTTGAAGAAGCATCATCGACACAGCATCACGAGCTACATGTCAACGTTGAACACGGATCCTTGGAGCTTACGATTGTAG
- the glgX gene encoding glycogen debranching protein GlgX, with translation MYPLGASYDGAGVNFALFSQLAEKIELCLFDDDDHETRIDMSEQNSFVWHNYVPGIQPGQRYGYRVYGPYDPEHGLRCNPHKLLLDPYAKAIEGNTDGDESLYSFWFDDKQGHTGMNTLDSASHMMKSAVINPYFDWGNDQHPFIPYHDSVIYEAHLRGMTNLNEDVPPEIRGTYAGLAYPTVIDYLKKLGVTAIELMPVHQYVNDAFLQEKGLTNYWGYNTIGFFAPHNEYSSSGERGEQVNEFKSMVKSFHKAGMEVILDVVYNHTAEGNDKGPTLSFKGIDNKSYYRLVDGDEAHYFDTTGTGNSLLMRSPHALQLITDSLRYWVTEMHVDGFRFDLAATLARQFQEVDKLSAFFDIVEQDPVISRVKLIAEPWDLGSGGYQVGGFPSSWSEWNGRYRDCVRDFWRSQPSTLPEFASRLMGSSDLYQDDGRRPVASVNFVTAHDGFTLNDLVSYNDKHNEANLEGNRDGENANRSWNCGVEGPTSIADVNELRMRQCRNFLATLLVSQGIPMICGGDEVGRTQQGNNNAYCQDNDISWTNWNLDDNQQDLLAFTTKLIHLRLDHPVLHRRRFFTGRQPGDTSDTIPQVEWFDHTGSIMDMNDWNNTHAFSVMVFLNGGNIPEKDWFGTNLTDNDFIFIFNAHYEPIVFNLPEESYGNKWQLMVDSFNPKGPQLAYEAGFAITAQPRSFLLLMSAERHNRLEA, from the coding sequence ATGTATCCGCTCGGCGCAAGCTACGATGGAGCGGGCGTGAATTTCGCATTATTCTCACAGCTGGCCGAAAAAATCGAGCTGTGCCTGTTCGACGATGACGATCATGAGACTCGCATCGACATGAGTGAACAGAACTCGTTCGTCTGGCATAACTATGTTCCAGGCATCCAGCCCGGGCAACGCTATGGGTATCGCGTCTATGGGCCCTACGACCCCGAACATGGGCTTCGATGCAATCCTCACAAACTGTTGCTAGATCCCTATGCCAAGGCGATTGAGGGCAACACCGATGGTGACGAGAGCCTGTATTCATTCTGGTTCGATGACAAGCAGGGCCATACCGGCATGAACACCTTGGATTCAGCCTCCCATATGATGAAATCTGCCGTCATCAATCCATACTTCGATTGGGGCAACGATCAGCACCCCTTCATCCCATACCATGATTCAGTCATCTACGAGGCCCATCTTCGGGGCATGACCAATCTCAACGAGGATGTGCCCCCAGAGATTCGCGGCACATATGCCGGTCTGGCATATCCTACCGTTATCGATTACCTGAAAAAGCTAGGGGTGACAGCCATCGAACTGATGCCCGTGCACCAATACGTCAATGATGCATTCCTGCAGGAAAAGGGACTTACGAACTATTGGGGATATAACACCATAGGATTCTTCGCGCCTCACAATGAATATTCAAGTTCAGGCGAACGAGGCGAACAAGTCAACGAATTCAAGTCCATGGTCAAATCCTTCCATAAGGCCGGCATGGAAGTTATTCTCGATGTGGTGTACAACCATACCGCCGAGGGCAATGACAAAGGACCTACCTTGAGTTTTAAGGGGATCGACAATAAGTCATACTATCGTCTGGTCGATGGCGATGAGGCTCACTACTTCGATACGACAGGTACCGGCAATTCTCTGTTGATGCGCTCGCCTCACGCCCTTCAGCTGATAACCGATTCGCTGCGGTACTGGGTTACGGAAATGCATGTTGACGGCTTTAGATTCGATCTGGCAGCCACCCTGGCCCGTCAGTTCCAAGAAGTGGACAAGCTCAGCGCCTTCTTCGACATTGTGGAGCAGGATCCGGTTATTTCACGGGTCAAGCTCATTGCAGAACCTTGGGATTTGGGTTCTGGCGGCTACCAGGTGGGTGGCTTCCCATCCTCGTGGAGCGAATGGAATGGTAGGTATCGGGACTGTGTCCGTGATTTCTGGCGGTCTCAGCCATCGACGCTGCCTGAATTCGCGAGCAGGCTGATGGGTAGTTCCGATCTGTATCAGGATGATGGGCGCAGGCCTGTGGCATCGGTGAACTTCGTCACGGCCCATGACGGCTTTACCCTGAATGATCTGGTGAGCTATAACGACAAGCACAATGAGGCGAATCTCGAAGGAAACCGAGACGGTGAGAACGCCAATCGTTCATGGAACTGTGGTGTTGAAGGTCCGACGTCAATCGCTGACGTAAACGAATTGCGCATGCGGCAATGCAGGAACTTTCTTGCGACATTGCTGGTCAGTCAGGGCATTCCTATGATCTGTGGAGGAGACGAAGTTGGCCGCACCCAGCAGGGCAATAACAATGCGTACTGTCAGGACAATGACATTTCGTGGACCAACTGGAATCTTGATGACAACCAGCAGGATTTGCTTGCATTCACCACGAAACTGATTCACCTTCGCCTTGATCACCCAGTCCTGCACCGTCGTCGGTTCTTCACAGGGCGTCAGCCTGGAGATACCTCCGATACGATTCCGCAGGTCGAATGGTTTGACCATACCGGCTCGATCATGGACATGAATGACTGGAACAACACGCATGCGTTCTCAGTCATGGTATTCCTCAATGGAGGCAACATTCCTGAGAAGGACTGGTTTGGTACGAATCTGACCGACAACGACTTCATATTCATATTCAACGCCCATTACGAGCCGATTGTATTTAACCTGCCGGAGGAGAGCTACGGCAACAAGTGGCAGCTGATGGTCGATTCCTTCAACCCCAAAGGCCCACAGCTTGCATACGAGGCAGGTTTCGCCATCACAGCCCAGCCGAGAAGCTTCCTGCTGCTCATGAGTGCCGAGCGGCATAATCGACTGGAAGCATGA
- a CDS encoding UTP--glucose-1-phosphate uridylyltransferase, translating to MSEEAFELSAEKMRKRGLSEVSIKQFKRLYDTWQGEDSEFSILEKNVDALKDVPYVGDVHDRMNQQQALDAFSKTAFLKLNGGLGTSMGLEGAKSLLPVRRHKARQMRFLDIILGQVLTARKRLGIPLPLILMNSFRTSKDSLKLVKKNRLFEQHDIPLEIIQHVEPKLVLKTGEPVEFPEDSELEWCPPGHGDVYSTIWESGLLDKLQEKGIEYLFISNSDNLGARPSRTLAWHFAKSGSPFMVEVSRRTKADRKGGHIVFDKKTGHLMLREMSQVAPGDENDATNIRKHPYFNTNSIWVRVDALKAKLEEYDGVLPLPVIVNKKTVNPADSSTEEVVQLETAMGAAIGLFEGASCIEVDRMRFLPVKTTDDLFIMRSDRFHLTDSYEMEDGNYIFPNVQLDERYYKNINDFNERFPYSIPTLAAANSVTIEGDWTFGRDVTMFADAKLTDQGRPSYVPNGEFVGPQGVEPDEWV from the coding sequence ATGAGTGAAGAAGCATTTGAACTTTCTGCCGAGAAGATGCGCAAGCGCGGCCTGAGTGAAGTGTCCATCAAGCAATTCAAGCGCTTGTACGATACCTGGCAGGGAGAAGATTCAGAGTTTTCGATATTGGAAAAGAATGTTGACGCTCTCAAAGATGTCCCCTATGTGGGTGACGTGCACGACAGGATGAATCAGCAGCAGGCATTGGATGCCTTCTCCAAGACCGCATTCCTCAAGCTCAATGGGGGACTGGGCACTTCCATGGGTCTTGAGGGTGCGAAATCGCTGCTTCCCGTGCGTCGTCACAAAGCTCGTCAGATGCGCTTCCTTGACATTATTCTCGGTCAGGTGCTCACAGCCAGGAAGCGTCTTGGCATCCCTCTGCCATTAATTCTGATGAATTCCTTCAGAACGTCCAAGGACAGTCTGAAACTGGTGAAGAAGAATCGACTGTTTGAACAGCACGACATCCCTCTGGAGATCATCCAGCACGTTGAGCCTAAACTGGTGTTGAAAACCGGTGAGCCGGTGGAATTCCCGGAGGATTCCGAGCTGGAATGGTGCCCACCTGGTCATGGTGACGTCTATTCCACAATTTGGGAATCGGGTCTGCTGGACAAGCTTCAGGAGAAAGGTATTGAATACCTGTTCATCTCCAATTCCGACAATCTTGGGGCTCGACCGTCACGTACCTTGGCATGGCACTTTGCCAAGTCTGGTTCACCGTTCATGGTTGAGGTCTCCCGAAGAACGAAGGCTGACCGTAAAGGCGGACATATCGTCTTTGACAAGAAGACCGGACATCTCATGCTTCGCGAAATGAGTCAGGTGGCTCCGGGCGATGAGAACGATGCGACCAACATTCGCAAGCATCCATACTTCAACACCAACAGTATCTGGGTCAGGGTCGATGCTCTCAAAGCCAAGCTTGAGGAATATGACGGTGTGCTTCCATTGCCTGTGATCGTCAACAAGAAAACCGTGAATCCTGCCGATTCGAGCACGGAAGAGGTCGTTCAGCTTGAAACCGCAATGGGTGCTGCCATTGGGCTGTTTGAGGGAGCAAGCTGCATCGAAGTGGATCGCATGCGCTTCCTTCCAGTCAAGACGACCGATGACCTGTTCATTATGCGGTCAGATAGATTCCACTTGACGGACTCGTATGAAATGGAAGATGGCAACTACATCTTCCCCAATGTGCAGCTTGATGAGAGATATTACAAGAACATCAATGATTTCAATGAGCGATTCCCATACTCCATTCCCACGCTTGCTGCTGCCAATTCCGTCACCATCGAGGGGGACTGGACCTTTGGACGGGATGTGACGATGTTCGCTGATGCAAAGCTCACAGATCAAGGCAGACCTTCGTACGTTCCGAATGGAGAGTTTGTAGGACCGCAGGGCGTTGAACCTGACGAATGGGTGTAG